The Cryptosporangium aurantiacum genome contains the following window.
CGCGGCCAGCTCACCGGCTCGGGCCAGCTGGACCGCGCCGAGCACGAGCCCACCCGCGACCAGCGTCCAGACCGTCGCGTCGATGTAGCGGAGCCGGCGCCGGTGGCGAGGCCCATGGTCGATGCGCAACGTGTCGGTCATCGCAACACCCGCGCCCGGTTCTCGACCACCCTGGTCAGCCGGGCGATCAGCAGCGCGAGCGCGATATAGAGCACCGCGACCAGGCCGAACAGGACGGCCGGCTCCGCGTACTGGCCGTTCAGGATCCGCGCCGAACCGGCGAGCTCCCGGACCCCGATCACCGACCCGATCGACGTCGCCATCGTCGTCGCCATGAAGAGCGTCCCGAGCGGCTGCACCATCGCGCGCAGCGTCTGCGGAACGATCACCCGGGTGAGGGCCTGCCCGTAGCTCAGACCCAGCGACAGGGCCGCCTCCAGCTGGCCCCGCCCGACGGTGTTCACGCCCGACCGGACGATCTCGCAGACGTAGGTGGCGAAGTACAGCACCAGCCCGGTCGTGAGCGAGAGCTCGAGGTCGAGCACGACCCCGAACTCGGGCAGCACAAAAACGATGACGATGAGGATGAGCAGTGCGGGCATGTTGCGCACCGTCCCGACGTACAGCGCGGCCAGCGTCCGTAGCGAGTGGATGGAACCCACCCGCGCGATCCCCAGTGCGGTTCCCAGCAGCAACGCGCCCAGGAAGCTGACCACCGCGAGCGCGACGGTGGTCAGCAGCCCTTCAGCGAGGAATCCCGCGTTCTCTGTGAGCACGTTCGTCACTCGAGTCCCAGGTCACCGACGACCGGCGGCTTCGGCGCAGGCTCACCGGTGATCGGGGTGACGTTCTTCTCCCATAGTTTCTTCCAGGTCCCGTCGGCGATCGCCGCGGTGAGGAAATCGTTGACGAACTTCGTGAAGACCGGGTCGGACTTGGAGACGCCGATGCCGAACGAGGCGTCGGGCAGTGTGTTCGGGACGATCTTCAGGTTCTTGTGCTCTGCCAGGACCGCGATGGCCGTCGCCTCGTTGTTGACAAAAACGTCACCCCGGCCGTCCTCCAGCGCCCGCACGCAGGCCACGGCCGAGTCGAACACCACCAGTTCGGCGCCGGGGACCTCGGCCTTGAGGATGTCCGCCGCCGCGCCCGCCGTCGTGATCACCCGGACCTTCGCCAGCTGGGGAAGGGCGGTGACCGTCGCCATTTCGAAGTCCTTCCTGGCGACGATGCCGGTGCCCAGCAACAGGTCCGGGCCGGCGAAGTTGATCCGCTCCAGGCGCGCCGCGGTGATCTGGTAGGTCGACAGCACAGCGTCGACCGTGTTGTTGACGATCAGCGCCTCGCGGGTGTCGGTGGTGATCGCGACGTGCTTCACCTTCGGCGCGCCGAGGATGTGTTCGGCGAGCTCGGCGGCCAGGTCGGCCTCGAAGCCGGTGTACTTGCCGGTGATCGGATCCAGGAGGTTGAAGCCGGGCATGTCGTCCGGCGTTCCGACGACCAGCTCCCCCGCCTTCACGATGCGCTCGAGCGTGGGGCTGCCGTCCGGGAGATCGGCTCTGGCCGCGGCAGGCGCGGTGTCGTCGGACGACGAACAGCCGGTCAGCGCGGCGGTGACGGCGAGGAGGACGGCGGTGGCGAGTATCCGGAGGCGGGTTCGGGGCATGGGAGGTCCTTTCCGGCGGCGGCGAGGTCGGGTCAGTGGGGCAGGACGTGGGACAGGAAGGTCCGGGCACGCTCCGACGTCGGAGCGGCGAAGAATTCGGCGGGTGGCGCGACCTCGACGATGCGGCCACCGTCCATGAACGCGACGCGGTCGGCGGCGCGGCGGGCAAAGCCCATCTCGTGCGTGACGACCAGCATCGTGGTGCCCGCGGTCGCCAGCTCCTCCATCACGTCGACCACCTCGTAGGTGGTCTGGGGGTCGAGCGCCGACGTCGGCTCGTCGAACAGTAAGACGTCGGGCTCCATCGCCAGCGCTCGTGCGATGGCGACGCGCTGCTGCTGGCCGCCGGAGAGTTGGCCCGGCCGCGCGCCCGCCTTGTCGGCCAGCCCCACCCGGACCAGCAACCCGCGGGCCGCGTCCTCGGCGTCGGCGCGCGGCACCCGGTTGACCAACCGCGGCGCGAGCGTGACGTTGTCCAGCACGCTGAGGTGGGGAAACAGGTTGAACTGCTGAAAGATGAAGCCGACCCGGCGACGGACGGCCGCCAGACCGGGTCCGCTCTCGGACAGCCGGTCCCCGCTGATCTCGACCGTGCCGGCGTCGAGCCGCTCCAACCCGTTCACGCACCGGCAGAACGTCGACTTGCCGGACCCGGATGGCCCGATCAGTACGACGACCTCCCCGCTGTGCAGTTCGAGGTCGACACGATCGAGGACCCGTAGTGGGCCGAAGGTCTTGGTGGCACCGGAAACCCGCACGACAGCCGCGTTCGTCATGATGCTCCATCTGGCGTGTTCACGTCAGGAGTGCGATAACTGTCGTGAACACTACAACGACGGCGCGCCGCTACTACAGCCCCCGGCGGAGCTGTTTACCGATTCGAGATGCGAGCCCATGTACCAGCCGACAGAGTTCCGCGGCACCGATCCGCAGCAGGCCTACGCCCACATCGCGCGCTACCCGTTCGGGATCCTCGTCAGCGCGGCGGGACTCGCGGCCACGCACCTGCCGTTCCTCCTGAACACGCCGGACACCCCGACCGGCGTCGTCAGCCACTTCGCGCTCCGCAACGGGCAGTGGCGCACGATCGGTGACGGCGAGGAGGTGCTGGTCATCTTCCCCGGCCCGGACGCCTACGTCTCACCCCGCACCTACACCGCCGAGGAGGACGTACCGACCTGGAACTACACCGCGGTCCACCTCCGCGGCGCCTACCGGCGGATCGATCGGCCGAGCGAGGTGCGAGAACTGCTCGAGCGGACCGTGGCGACGTTCGAAGCCCGCTACGCCGCGCCCTGGTCGCTCAGCAGCATGGACGGCTCGGCGCTCGAATCGCTCGGGCGGGCGGTCGTCGCGTTCGAGGTGACCACCCGCACGCTGGAGCACGGCCTCAAGCTCAGCCAGGACAAGCTGCCCGACGACGTCAGGGGTGTGTGCGACGCGCTGTCGCGTTCGGCCGACCCGACCGATCGGGCGACGGAAGCGGAGATGCGCCGGGCCGGGGTGACCGGGCGAACCGGCCCGGCGAGTACCGACCCGGCGACGTGGCTGACGGAGTAACGTCACATTGCACTAGGTAAGGGGTAAACTACGCTCGTGTGCGGAAATCGCACACGAGCGGTGGAGTCGTGCCCGGAGCGGGACTCGAACCCGCACGCCCTCACGGGCAGCCGTTTTTAAGACGGCCGTGGCTGCCTTTACACCATCCGGGCCGGCCGCACTCACCGTACGGGGAGGACCCCCGGCGAGGTAGCGGCTTTCGTAGAAGTGGGATCGGTCGCCCCGACCCGGATCTGAACATGGAACGTCGCCCGGCAACCTGCCGGGCGACGTACTGCAACCATCGGTAACTATCCGGCGGAGCGGGCCGCTGCGGCCGCCGCCTTGTCGGTGGGCTCGGTCGCCGCCTGGTCGGCCGTCGTCTCAGCCGGCTTGTCGGCGGCCGCGGGCTTCGCGGGCTCGGCCTCACCGGTCTTGCCGGTTTTGCCACCGGCCGGCGGTGCCGGGGTGGCCGCCTGCTTGGCCTCGGGCTTGCCCTCGGACTTGGCCGGCGGCATCGGCGTCGCGAACAGCTCGAAGCTGCGGCGCGGGTCGTGCAGCTGACCCAGCGCGACGACCTCACGACGGAGGAACAGCGCCAGCGTCCAGTCGGCGAGCACCCGGACCTTGCGGTTGAAGGTGGGCACCCGGCTCAGGTGGTACGAGCGGTGCATGAACCAGGCGACGAAACCCTTGGTCTTGATGCCGTAGGTCTGCGCGACGCCCTTGTACAGGCCGAGGCTCGCCACCGAACCGACGTGCTTGTGCTCGTAGTTCACCGGCTGGCCGCCGTTGATCATGATGCCGATGTTCTTGCCCAGGCGCTTGGCCTGCCGGACGGCGTGCTGCGCGCTCGGCGAGCAGGTCGCACCCGGGACGTCTGAACTCAGGTCCGGCACCGCGGCGCAGTCTCCGGCGCTCCACGCGCCCTCGACGACGTTGCCGTCGGGGTCGACGACCTGCAGCGTCGGCAGGCAGGTGACGCGGCCGCGCTCGTCCAGCGGCAGGTCGGTGTTGGCCAGCATCGGGTGCGCCTTGACGCCGGCCGTCCAGACGATCGTCCGGGCCGGGAACTCGTCGCCGTCGGACAGCTTGACCAGCCCGTCGACGCACGACTGCAGGAACGTGTTGAGCCGGATGTCGATGCCCCGGTCGAGCAGCCGCTGGACGGTGTACGCGCCCATCTCCGGGCCGACCTCGGGCAGGATCCGCTGGCTCGCCTCGACCAGCACGAACCGGATGTCGGACTGGCTCAGCGTCTCGTAGTACTTGACCGCGTCCCGGACCATGTCCTCGAGCTCGGCCAGCGCCTCGATGCCCGCGTAACCGCCGCCGACGAAGACGAACGTCGTCGCGGCCTTGCGCAGCTCCGGGTCGTCGGTGCTGTCCGCAGCGTCCAGCTCGCCGAGTACCTGGTTACGGAGGTAGATCGCCTCACCGATGGTCTTGAAGCCGACCGCGTTCTCCTTGAGGCCCGGGATGGGCAGCGTCCGGGAGACCGATCCGGGCGCGAGCACGATCTGGTCGTACGTCAGCTCGTACGACTCACCCACCACGGGGACGATGTGCGCCGTCCGCCGGGCGTGGTCGACGCTC
Protein-coding sequences here:
- a CDS encoding amino acid ABC transporter permease is translated as MLTENAGFLAEGLLTTVALAVVSFLGALLLGTALGIARVGSIHSLRTLAALYVGTVRNMPALLILIVIVFVLPEFGVVLDLELSLTTGLVLYFATYVCEIVRSGVNTVGRGQLEAALSLGLSYGQALTRVIVPQTLRAMVQPLGTLFMATTMATSIGSVIGVRELAGSARILNGQYAEPAVLFGLVAVLYIALALLIARLTRVVENRARVLR
- a CDS encoding transporter substrate-binding domain-containing protein; the encoded protein is MPRTRLRILATAVLLAVTAALTGCSSSDDTAPAAARADLPDGSPTLERIVKAGELVVGTPDDMPGFNLLDPITGKYTGFEADLAAELAEHILGAPKVKHVAITTDTREALIVNNTVDAVLSTYQITAARLERINFAGPDLLLGTGIVARKDFEMATVTALPQLAKVRVITTAGAAADILKAEVPGAELVVFDSAVACVRALEDGRGDVFVNNEATAIAVLAEHKNLKIVPNTLPDASFGIGVSKSDPVFTKFVNDFLTAAIADGTWKKLWEKNVTPITGEPAPKPPVVGDLGLE
- a CDS encoding amino acid ABC transporter ATP-binding protein, which translates into the protein MTNAAVVRVSGATKTFGPLRVLDRVDLELHSGEVVVLIGPSGSGKSTFCRCVNGLERLDAGTVEISGDRLSESGPGLAAVRRRVGFIFQQFNLFPHLSVLDNVTLAPRLVNRVPRADAEDAARGLLVRVGLADKAGARPGQLSGGQQQRVAIARALAMEPDVLLFDEPTSALDPQTTYEVVDVMEELATAGTTMLVVTHEMGFARRAADRVAFMDGGRIVEVAPPAEFFAAPTSERARTFLSHVLPH
- a CDS encoding FMN-binding negative transcriptional regulator, producing the protein MYQPTEFRGTDPQQAYAHIARYPFGILVSAAGLAATHLPFLLNTPDTPTGVVSHFALRNGQWRTIGDGEEVLVIFPGPDAYVSPRTYTAEEDVPTWNYTAVHLRGAYRRIDRPSEVRELLERTVATFEARYAAPWSLSSMDGSALESLGRAVVAFEVTTRTLEHGLKLSQDKLPDDVRGVCDALSRSADPTDRATEAEMRRAGVTGRTGPASTDPATWLTE
- a CDS encoding NAD(P)/FAD-dependent oxidoreductase, whose product is MSADRPHILVVGGGYVGMYTALELQRKAKKARITVVDPQPHMTYQPFLPEAAAGNLEPRHVVAPLRKTLRHAHIITGYVESVDHARRTAHIVPVVGESYELTYDQIVLAPGSVSRTLPIPGLKENAVGFKTIGEAIYLRNQVLGELDAADSTDDPELRKAATTFVFVGGGYAGIEALAELEDMVRDAVKYYETLSQSDIRFVLVEASQRILPEVGPEMGAYTVQRLLDRGIDIRLNTFLQSCVDGLVKLSDGDEFPARTIVWTAGVKAHPMLANTDLPLDERGRVTCLPTLQVVDPDGNVVEGAWSAGDCAAVPDLSSDVPGATCSPSAQHAVRQAKRLGKNIGIMINGGQPVNYEHKHVGSVASLGLYKGVAQTYGIKTKGFVAWFMHRSYHLSRVPTFNRKVRVLADWTLALFLRREVVALGQLHDPRRSFELFATPMPPAKSEGKPEAKQAATPAPPAGGKTGKTGEAEPAKPAAADKPAETTADQAATEPTDKAAAAAARSAG